In Streptomyces showdoensis, a single genomic region encodes these proteins:
- a CDS encoding FAD-dependent monooxygenase, with amino-acid sequence MPRRRVSAVAVGAPYDVGRGAQGHGGADASAATVTPSSVPSGPVRTAVASVYVLVVGAGPCRAHRGAPSCAGAARGVRIVERLPARLPYAKAVGIQPRTPWRSGTGWAARGPRGAAVRCAGSSCTSTGRAVPPGAGAAARGPYRFAALPQYETERILEEFLAGFGTRIERDGTRVVRAGRGRGDRPAPRDPDGGPPAEEELRCRYLVGCDGAHSTVRKQLGLGFEGGAFPRGYCWATWRSTGPAARYGVRSTRRGPDGPDGPDGRTDDVLVCIPLPGNGRYRVSMNVPPELSAAQRATGGRGRRGPRPGRRRARAGTRRHPAGTGRLSPRRRRPRPCAVLGCSGSVTGCRPVRGMRGFVSRGRRRRRTSIRPPARRA; translated from the coding sequence GTGCCGCGGCGCAGAGTGTCGGCTGTCGCTGTCGGCGCACCGTACGATGTTGGTAGGGGCGCCCAGGGTCACGGAGGCGCCGACGCTAGCGCAGCGACAGTGACACCCTCGAGTGTGCCGTCCGGCCCGGTGCGGACGGCCGTGGCGTCTGTGTACGTCCTTGTCGTCGGGGCGGGCCCGTGTCGGGCTCACCGCGGCGCGCCGAGCTGCGCCGGCGCGGCGCGCGGCGTGCGGATCGTCGAGCGGCTGCCCGCCCGCCTCCCGTACGCCAAGGCGGTCGGCATCCAGCCGCGCACACCCTGGAGGTCTGGGACCGGATGGGCTGCGCGCGGGCCGCGTGGGGCGGCCGTCCGATGCGCGGGCAGCTCCTGTACGTCGACGGGTCGAGCGGTCCCGCCTGGAGCTGGTGCTGCCGCCCGAGGTCCCTACCGCTTCGCCGCGCTCCCGCAGTACGAGACGGAGCGGATCCTGGAGGAGTTCCTGGCCGGCTTCGGGACCCGGATCGAACGGGACGGAACTCGTGTCGTTCGGGCAGGACGCGGACGGGGTGACCGCCCGGCTCCTCGCGACCCGGACGGCGGGCCGCCGGCCGAGGAGGAGCTCCGCTGCCGGTACCTGGTCGGCTGCGACGGCGCGCACAGCACGGTGCGCAAGCAGCTCGGTCTCGGTTTCGAGGGCGGGGCCTTCCCCCGAGGATACTGCTGGGCGACGTGGAGGTCGACGGGACCTGCCGCCCGCTACGGGGTGCGGTCGACCCGGCGGGGCCCTGACGGCCCAGACGGACCGGACGGCCGGACGGACGACGTCCTGGTGTGCATCCCGCTGCCGGGGAACGGCCGTTACCGCGTGTCGATGAACGTCCCGCCCGAACTCTCCGCCGCGCAGCGGGCGACCGGAGGCCGGGGACGGCGTGGCCCACGGCCTGGACGGCGGCGCGCGCGCGCCGGGACTCGCCGACATCCAGCGGGTACTGGACGGCTCTCGCCCCGGCGGCGACGGCCTCGGCCCTGCGCTGTCCTCGGTTGTTCCGGATCAGTCACCGGCTGTCGACCGGTACGGGGGATGCGGGGTTTCGTGTCGCGCGGGCGTCGACGGCGGCGCACATCCATCCGCCCACCGGCGCGCAGGGCATGA
- a CDS encoding GntR family transcriptional regulator, with translation MSSAVERRRPPTAQQFVLAELRRAITSGELRPGGAIRQETLAARLDVSRVPLREALKALEAEGLVVHHVHRGYFVAELSLEDLEEIYRIRRLLETEAVREAAHRLPDGLPDALEEAQREVERAAEAGDVAAMAEANRRFHFTLIEASGMPRLVRLIATLWDATDAYRSLYYVEDAHRDVAVHEHRAVISALAGGDTDATVRWLDEHRDHAVAALREVLLRE, from the coding sequence ATGAGCAGCGCGGTGGAGAGACGGCGGCCACCGACCGCCCAGCAGTTCGTCCTGGCGGAGCTGCGACGTGCCATCACCTCCGGGGAGTTGCGGCCGGGCGGAGCGATCCGGCAGGAGACCCTGGCGGCGCGGCTCGACGTGAGCCGGGTCCCGCTGCGCGAGGCCCTGAAGGCGCTGGAGGCCGAGGGGCTGGTCGTGCACCACGTCCACCGGGGCTATTTCGTGGCCGAGTTGTCCCTGGAGGACCTGGAGGAGATCTACCGGATCCGGCGGCTCCTGGAGACGGAGGCCGTGCGCGAGGCCGCCCACCGGCTGCCCGACGGCCTGCCCGACGCCCTGGAGGAGGCCCAGCGCGAGGTGGAGCGCGCCGCGGAGGCCGGGGACGTGGCCGCGATGGCGGAGGCCAACCGGCGCTTCCACTTCACGCTGATCGAGGCCTCCGGAATGCCCCGCCTGGTGCGTCTGATCGCCACCCTGTGGGACGCGACCGACGCGTACCGCTCGCTCTACTACGTCGAGGACGCGCACCGGGACGTGGCCGTCCACGAGCACCGGGCGGTCATCTCGGCGCTGGCCGGGGGCGACACGGACGCGACGGTGCGATGGCTGGACGAGCACCGGGACCACGCGGTCGCCGCGCTGCGCGAGGTGCTCCTCCGGGAGTGA
- a CDS encoding FAD-dependent monooxygenase, with protein MRSDSDTLSGRSRPGADGRGVLDVLVVGAGPVGLTAAAELRRRGAGVRIVERLPARLPYAKAVGIQPRTLEVWDRMGCARAAWEAAVPMRGQLLYVDGVERSRLELVLPPEVPYRFAALPQYETERILEEFLAGFGTRIERGTELVSFGQDADGVTARLLATRDGGPPAEEELRCRYLVGCDGAHSTVRKQLGLGFEGGAFPEEYMLGDVEVDWDLPPGYGVRSTRRGPDGPDGPDGPDDDVLVCIPLPGNGRYRVSMNVPPELSAAQRAGDPEAGDGVAHGLDGGARAPGLADIQRVLDRLSPRPATASALRWSSVFRISHRLVDRYGEGRAFVAGDAAHIHPPTGAQGMNTGIQDAFNLAWKLSLAVEGSAAPGLLASYDAERRPVGEEVVGRTVRHASQGVQADPEDLETLLLREAQLLVGYPDSPIVAGMSAPGTRDTDGADGGAGPRPGDRVPDCTGLTTELVARPLRLYDLLRERDHVLLLYGDERTSGDFARLAARAAESSHGAVRACALLAADAAPGGAVGPPELPVYRDARGEFARLCSVRPPTALLVRPDGCLGARLHPPTAEALATCLARVFRG; from the coding sequence ATGCGCAGCGACAGTGACACCCTCAGTGGCCGGTCCCGGCCCGGTGCGGACGGCCGTGGCGTCCTGGACGTCCTTGTCGTCGGGGCGGGCCCGGTCGGGCTCACCGCGGCCGCCGAGCTGCGCCGGCGCGGCGCCGGCGTGCGGATCGTCGAGCGGCTGCCCGCCCGCCTCCCGTACGCCAAGGCGGTCGGCATCCAGCCGCGCACCCTGGAGGTCTGGGACCGGATGGGCTGCGCGCGGGCCGCGTGGGAGGCGGCCGTCCCGATGCGCGGGCAGCTCCTGTACGTCGACGGGGTCGAGCGGTCCCGCCTGGAGCTGGTGCTGCCGCCCGAGGTCCCGTACCGCTTCGCCGCGCTCCCGCAGTACGAGACGGAGCGGATCCTGGAGGAGTTCCTGGCCGGCTTCGGGACCCGGATCGAACGGGGCACGGAACTCGTGTCGTTCGGGCAGGACGCGGACGGGGTGACCGCCCGGCTCCTCGCGACCCGGGACGGCGGGCCGCCGGCCGAGGAGGAGCTCCGCTGCCGGTACCTGGTCGGCTGCGACGGCGCGCACAGCACGGTGCGCAAGCAGCTCGGTCTCGGTTTCGAGGGCGGGGCCTTCCCCGAGGAGTACATGCTGGGCGACGTGGAGGTCGACTGGGACCTGCCGCCCGGCTACGGGGTGCGGTCGACCCGGCGGGGCCCTGACGGCCCAGACGGACCGGACGGCCCGGACGACGACGTCCTGGTGTGCATCCCGCTGCCGGGGAACGGCCGTTACCGCGTGTCGATGAACGTCCCGCCCGAACTCTCCGCCGCGCAGCGGGCGGGGGACCCGGAGGCCGGGGACGGCGTGGCCCACGGCCTGGACGGCGGCGCGCGGGCGCCGGGACTCGCCGACATCCAGCGGGTACTGGACCGGCTCTCGCCCCGGCCGGCGACGGCCTCGGCCCTGCGCTGGTCCTCGGTGTTCCGGATCAGTCACCGGCTGGTCGACCGGTACGGCGAGGGGCGGGCGTTCGTCGCGGGCGACGCGGCGCACATCCATCCGCCCACCGGCGCGCAGGGCATGAACACCGGTATCCAGGACGCCTTCAACCTGGCGTGGAAGCTCTCCCTGGCCGTCGAGGGGAGCGCGGCGCCCGGGCTGCTCGCCAGCTACGACGCCGAACGGCGCCCGGTGGGCGAGGAGGTCGTCGGTCGGACCGTGCGGCACGCGAGCCAGGGCGTGCAGGCCGATCCGGAGGACCTGGAGACGCTGTTGCTGCGCGAGGCGCAGCTGCTCGTGGGATACCCCGACAGTCCGATCGTGGCCGGGATGTCCGCGCCCGGCACCCGTGACACCGACGGCGCCGACGGCGGCGCGGGCCCGCGGCCCGGCGACCGGGTCCCCGACTGCACGGGCCTCACCACCGAGCTGGTGGCCCGACCCCTGCGCCTGTACGACCTGTTGCGCGAGCGGGACCACGTCCTGCTGCTGTACGGCGACGAGCGGACGAGCGGGGACTTCGCCCGGCTCGCCGCGCGGGCGGCGGAGTCGTCGCACGGTGCCGTGCGCGCCTGTGCGCTGCTCGCCGCCGACGCGGCGCCCGGCGGGGCGGTCGGTCCGCCGGAGCTGCCCGTGTACCGGGACGCGCGGGGCGAGTTCGCCCGGCTCTGCTCCGTACGGCCGCCAACGGCCCTGCTCGTACGGCCCGATGGCTGCCTCGGGGCCCGGCTGCACCCGCCGACGGCGGAGGCGCTCGCGACGTGTCTGGCGCGGGTGTTCCGCGGATGA